The Flammeovirgaceae bacterium genome contains a region encoding:
- a CDS encoding RNA-binding protein, which translates to MNIFVAKLNFKTRSEDLQKEFEKFGQVTSAKIVKDRETGRSKGYGFVEMPNDDEARAAIEGLNEKEFDGRVIVVKPANPKPSGND; encoded by the coding sequence ATGAACATTTTTGTTGCTAAACTGAATTTCAAAACCCGCTCGGAAGACCTGCAAAAGGAATTTGAAAAATTTGGACAGGTAACTTCAGCAAAGATTGTGAAAGACCGCGAAACCGGCCGCTCGAAAGGATATGGATTCGTAGAAATGCCCAACGATGACGAAGCCCGCGCTGCCATTGAAGGATTAAACGAAAAAGAGTTTGATGGCCGCGTTATCGTGGTAAAACCCGCTAACCCAAAGCCATCGGGTAACGACTAA
- a CDS encoding phosphoglycerate kinase, translating to MKTIDQIKFSGKRALIRVDFNVPLNKQFQVTDDNRIRATIPTIKKILQDGGSCVLMSHLGRPKEGPEEKYSLKHTISATEKLLDKKIYFAADCIGNEAYRLSAALKPGEVLLLENLRFYKQEEKGDEAFSEKLSKHGDVYVNDAFGTAHRAHASTTIVAKFFKEKCAGYVMAAELANAKRVMENAERPFTAIMGGAKISDKILLIEQLLNKVNHLIIGGGMSYTFFKALGGTVGNSLVEPDKLDLAKSLIQQAKAKGVELHLPIDSIIADKFDAAANTDIANNNAIPDGWMGLDIGPQAAQVFAGVIEQSKTILWNGPMGVFEMEKFSGGTKAVAEAVVRATKQGAFSLIGGGDSAAAVNQFGLADAVSYVSTGGGALLEYFEGKLLPGVQALNQ from the coding sequence ATGAAAACCATTGACCAGATAAAATTTTCAGGTAAACGCGCACTGATTCGGGTTGACTTTAACGTGCCGCTCAACAAACAATTTCAGGTTACGGATGACAACCGCATCCGGGCAACCATACCCACCATAAAAAAAATTCTTCAGGATGGCGGCAGTTGCGTACTCATGTCGCACCTGGGCCGCCCAAAAGAAGGGCCCGAAGAAAAATACTCCCTGAAACACACGATTTCAGCCACCGAAAAACTGCTGGACAAAAAAATCTACTTTGCCGCTGATTGTATCGGCAATGAAGCCTACCGGTTATCGGCTGCGTTGAAACCCGGTGAGGTGCTGCTGCTCGAAAACCTTCGCTTTTACAAGCAGGAAGAAAAAGGCGATGAAGCCTTTTCAGAAAAGCTATCCAAACATGGCGATGTATATGTAAACGATGCCTTTGGCACGGCACACCGTGCCCACGCTTCCACAACTATTGTAGCCAAGTTTTTCAAAGAAAAATGTGCCGGGTATGTGATGGCAGCCGAACTGGCCAATGCAAAAAGGGTAATGGAAAACGCGGAAAGACCTTTTACTGCCATTATGGGTGGTGCAAAAATTTCCGATAAAATCCTGCTGATTGAGCAATTACTCAACAAAGTGAATCATTTAATAATAGGCGGTGGCATGTCGTACACTTTTTTTAAGGCACTTGGCGGAACCGTAGGCAATTCACTGGTTGAACCAGATAAACTGGATTTAGCCAAATCGCTGATACAGCAGGCAAAAGCCAAAGGCGTTGAACTTCACCTTCCTATCGACTCCATCATAGCTGATAAGTTTGATGCCGCAGCCAACACCGATATTGCCAATAACAACGCCATACCCGATGGCTGGATGGGACTTGACATCGGTCCGCAGGCTGCACAGGTTTTTGCCGGAGTAATTGAACAATCAAAAACCATTTTGTGGAACGGACCAATGGGTGTTTTTGAAATGGAGAAATTTTCCGGAGGAACAAAGGCAGTGGCCGAGGCGGTAGTCCGCGCAACAAAGCAAGGTGCATTCTCACTTATTGGCGGAGGCGACTCGGCAGCCGCAGTAAACCAGTTTGGCCTGGCAGATGCAGTAAGTTATGTCTCCACCGGAGGGGGCGCCCTGCTTGAGTATTTTGAAGGAAAACTACTTCCGGGTGTGCAGGCATTGAACCAGTAA
- a CDS encoding ATP-dependent 6-phosphofructokinase, which yields MNGTKKVLVLTGGGDCPGLNAVIRGIAKRARKEKNWEVYGSIEAFNGILNEPQQIVKLTSKRTAGIHVKGGTILKTTNKSNPLKFPLPQKNGTIKEVDRTDELVEKIKALGFDAVINIGGDGSQKISKVLYQKGLNIVGVPKTIDNDLSATDMTFGFQTAVQIATDSFDKLVTTAESHHRVMIMEVMGRDAGWIALHTAIAGGAEICLIPEIPYDVAKLVKRIDARYKAGKGFVNVVIAEGAKPKDGTIVARAGEKGSEHVRLGGVAFQLAKQLKDAGCQAEIRETVLGHIQRGGTPTAFDRILATLFGVKAMELVIHGEFGKMVALKNNTITYVSLEEATREYNFVNKDSYLVKAAKGLGISFGD from the coding sequence ATGAACGGAACAAAAAAAGTGCTTGTGCTAACCGGAGGAGGCGATTGCCCGGGACTTAATGCCGTTATCCGCGGCATTGCCAAACGGGCACGCAAAGAAAAAAACTGGGAAGTATATGGAAGCATTGAGGCTTTTAACGGAATACTGAATGAACCGCAACAAATTGTAAAACTAACCTCAAAAAGAACGGCCGGCATACATGTTAAAGGGGGTACTATCTTAAAGACAACGAACAAATCGAACCCATTGAAATTTCCGCTTCCGCAAAAAAACGGAACCATTAAAGAGGTTGATCGGACTGATGAACTCGTAGAGAAAATCAAAGCCCTCGGGTTTGATGCGGTGATCAACATCGGAGGCGATGGCTCTCAGAAAATCTCAAAAGTACTGTATCAGAAAGGCCTCAACATCGTTGGCGTTCCGAAAACCATCGATAATGATCTTTCAGCAACCGACATGACTTTTGGTTTCCAAACAGCCGTGCAAATTGCTACCGACAGCTTCGATAAACTGGTTACCACAGCCGAGAGCCACCACCGGGTAATGATAATGGAAGTAATGGGCCGCGATGCCGGCTGGATAGCCCTGCACACCGCCATAGCCGGAGGCGCTGAAATTTGCCTGATACCTGAAATACCCTACGATGTAGCAAAACTTGTTAAGCGAATAGATGCCCGGTATAAAGCCGGTAAAGGTTTTGTAAATGTGGTGATTGCCGAAGGCGCTAAGCCCAAAGACGGCACCATCGTGGCACGTGCAGGCGAAAAAGGTTCAGAGCATGTACGGCTTGGCGGAGTTGCCTTTCAGTTAGCAAAACAATTGAAGGATGCCGGTTGCCAGGCTGAAATAAGAGAAACCGTATTGGGCCACATCCAGCGGGGCGGTACTCCTACCGCGTTTGACCGCATACTGGCCACGCTGTTTGGTGTTAAGGCCATGGAGTTGGTAATCCATGGCGAATTCGGAAAAATGGTTGCACTGAAAAACAATACCATTACGTATGTTTCACTTGAAGAAGCCACCCGCGAATACAATTTTGTGAATAAAGATTCATACCTGGTAAAGGCAGCAAAGGGCCTGGGTATTAGCTTTGGCGATTAA
- a CDS encoding threonylcarbamoyl-AMP synthase yields MAEIGTHIEKAAQLLRAGELVAIPTETVYGLAGNALNPKAVAKIFETKNRPHFNPLIVHVPDGTTAKSYVQQFPEPAEKLARAFWPGPLTLVLKKKPIIPDLVTAGFDTVGLRCPDHPLTHTLLSQLAFPLAAPSANLFGRVSPTKPEHVNEQLGQRIPYILDGGSCVVGIESTIVGFEEDQPVVYRLGGITIEQIRQVVGEVFIKTNGTKNPRTPGQLKSHYAPSKKIILGKIEELLQRYPAHCSGILTLSKDFNSPHQRMLSPTGNLHEAAHNLFQALRDFETMPVDVILAELVEEQGLGRAINDRLRRAAATEP; encoded by the coding sequence ATGGCTGAAATTGGTACCCATATTGAAAAAGCTGCCCAACTGCTGCGCGCAGGCGAACTGGTGGCCATACCCACCGAAACAGTTTACGGGCTGGCGGGGAACGCACTAAATCCGAAGGCGGTTGCCAAGATTTTTGAAACCAAAAACCGACCGCATTTCAATCCCCTCATTGTTCATGTGCCTGATGGAACAACGGCTAAAAGCTACGTTCAGCAATTTCCGGAGCCTGCCGAAAAACTGGCCCGTGCATTCTGGCCCGGCCCATTAACGCTGGTACTTAAAAAGAAGCCTATCATACCGGACCTGGTAACTGCCGGATTCGACACGGTGGGCCTTCGTTGTCCTGACCATCCGTTAACACACACATTACTCAGCCAACTTGCCTTTCCATTGGCCGCACCCAGCGCCAACCTGTTTGGGCGTGTCAGCCCAACTAAACCTGAGCATGTAAATGAACAACTGGGACAGCGCATCCCCTACATCTTAGATGGAGGTTCTTGCGTGGTAGGAATAGAATCCACCATTGTTGGCTTCGAAGAAGACCAGCCTGTAGTTTACCGACTGGGCGGAATAACCATTGAACAGATCCGCCAGGTTGTTGGTGAGGTTTTCATAAAAACCAATGGTACCAAAAACCCAAGAACACCGGGCCAGCTAAAAAGTCATTACGCACCGTCAAAAAAAATTATTCTCGGAAAAATTGAAGAGTTATTGCAGCGCTATCCGGCCCATTGCTCCGGGATCCTAACGCTGTCCAAAGATTTCAACTCACCGCATCAGCGCATGCTGTCGCCCACCGGCAACCTGCACGAAGCCGCGCACAACCTGTTTCAGGCCCTGCGCGATTTTGAAACCATGCCGGTAGATGTTATCCTTGCCGAATTAGTAGAAGAACAAGGCCTTGGGAGAGCCATTAACGATCGGTTAAGAAGGGCCGCTGCAACCGAACCTTAA
- a CDS encoding beta-N-acetylhexosaminidase codes for MYRYVASALLFIFLSCAPKKNIQPDQLINVIPAPASVKAGNDILQWRASVTIVAASTDEKAVAELLKENLVRKDLNITISEQPPDGDFIRLEINDAANLHPEGYRLTINKTGVIIKAPTAAGLFYGAQSLIQLAADPKQIPFVEIEDQPRFAYRGLHLDVGRHMFPVDFIKKNIDLMARFKFNRFHWHLTEDQGWRIEIKKYPKLQQVAAYRKETVVGHAGKSKNYDGTPYGGYYTQQEIKEIVEYARQRFITIIPEIELPGHSQAALAAYPELGCTGGPYEVATTWGVFDNVYCAGKEKTFQFLQDVLDEVIELFPSEYIHIGGDECPKTSWKNCRDCQARLKKENLKDEHELQSYFIQRIEKYLNSKGRQIIGWDEILEGGLAPNATVMSWRGEAGGIEAAKQKHHVIMTPGNWCYFDHYQDTAATEPLAIGGFTPVQEVYSYEPIPPQLTAQEAPFILGAQANLWTEYIKTPAHAEYMAYPRACALAEVVWSDGKNRDYANFVKRLKANRWLLDEMRVNYAKHIFK; via the coding sequence ATGTACCGGTACGTTGCAAGCGCTTTACTTTTCATTTTTTTATCATGCGCACCCAAAAAAAATATACAGCCCGATCAATTGATTAATGTTATACCCGCACCCGCTTCGGTAAAAGCCGGTAATGATATTCTGCAATGGAGAGCATCGGTAACAATCGTAGCAGCCTCAACCGATGAGAAAGCCGTTGCTGAATTACTGAAAGAGAATCTCGTAAGAAAGGACCTGAACATAACCATCAGCGAACAGCCTCCCGATGGTGATTTTATAAGACTCGAAATCAATGATGCAGCCAACCTGCACCCAGAGGGCTACCGGTTAACAATAAATAAAACCGGAGTAATTATAAAAGCCCCAACTGCAGCCGGGTTGTTTTACGGGGCACAGTCACTTATCCAACTCGCTGCTGATCCAAAACAAATCCCATTTGTGGAAATTGAGGATCAACCCCGCTTCGCGTACCGCGGCCTTCACCTGGATGTAGGCCGGCACATGTTCCCGGTTGATTTCATTAAAAAAAACATCGACCTGATGGCGCGGTTTAAGTTTAACCGTTTTCACTGGCACCTCACCGAAGATCAGGGCTGGCGTATCGAAATAAAAAAATACCCAAAACTGCAACAGGTTGCCGCCTATCGGAAAGAAACCGTTGTAGGCCATGCCGGCAAATCAAAAAATTATGATGGCACTCCGTATGGTGGTTATTATACCCAACAAGAAATCAAAGAAATTGTGGAATATGCCCGCCAACGCTTTATCACCATCATCCCCGAAATTGAATTGCCCGGCCATTCGCAGGCTGCCCTGGCGGCTTACCCCGAATTAGGTTGTACAGGCGGACCCTACGAAGTGGCCACCACCTGGGGCGTTTTCGATAATGTGTATTGTGCCGGTAAAGAAAAAACATTTCAGTTTTTACAGGATGTATTGGATGAAGTAATCGAATTGTTCCCATCGGAATATATACACATCGGTGGTGACGAGTGCCCCAAAACAAGCTGGAAGAATTGCCGCGATTGTCAGGCCAGACTAAAAAAAGAGAACCTGAAAGACGAACACGAACTGCAAAGCTATTTCATCCAGCGCATTGAAAAATACCTGAACAGCAAAGGGCGGCAGATTATCGGATGGGATGAAATTCTCGAGGGCGGCCTGGCCCCCAATGCCACCGTAATGAGCTGGCGTGGCGAAGCCGGTGGTATAGAAGCCGCTAAACAAAAGCACCACGTCATCATGACGCCCGGCAACTGGTGTTACTTCGACCATTACCAGGATACTGCCGCCACCGAACCACTGGCCATTGGCGGATTTACCCCTGTGCAGGAGGTGTACTCCTACGAACCCATCCCGCCACAACTAACTGCCCAGGAAGCACCGTTTATTCTGGGAGCCCAGGCCAACCTGTGGACCGAGTACATCAAAACTCCGGCTCATGCCGAATACATGGCCTACCCCCGCGCCTGTGCCCTGGCCGAAGTGGTGTGGTCGGATGGCAAAAACCGGGATTACGCTAATTTTGTAAAACGGCTAAAAGCCAACCGGTGGCTGCTGGATGAGATGCGGGTAAACTATGCCAAACATATTTTTAAATAA
- a CDS encoding gliding motility-associated C-terminal domain-containing protein yields the protein MNIKSMQRWMVVLCSWLTIAAGAQDLTRHNWYFGNGGQAIRFNRTDNSPVLVAHPNLLGVGGSATVTDQVNANLLFYTNGNQVFDVTHTQMPNGFGLTANLNGNQHVAICPVPGVPNQYYVFTNTASFTSGGTVAVSMVDMGTFGNAVFPAPPIGDVISKNQPFGIAANSRSEAMLTIPHANGTDYWLITHENNTDNYTVTHILPGGTFNHTTFNNLTGSLDISAANFSYDSLAGRIAVTPQTANRNVIILDFDNATGVLSFNQFVFNTAHTAAQALYDTEWSSNSRYLYISRLNDSGTDAQVLQFDLLNPTSSLLPVLPSNVFRSWGLQMAPDSAIYHLYESSAGIFRLGSMTNTDSVATRIAYNPVAFASNPNFNAQQFSSFSPGVDINLTVSFVSSGSCSNTPISFYPTVSPAADSLVWDFGDGNGSNQWSPIHSYQTGSSYTVTVTAFLNGQSASSSGVVNINQFDLQLTLVQDTTACECELPVNNGIPPCPNNTADDFSVTVTIQGGTPASVIWSNGDVGPVLTPDSAGYYYVVVTDGLGCSAYAGVNVREYGLQDQRANIWYFGQNAGIDFNQQPRVAISGPVTSPEGVAVISDRNGNVILSTDGTRVYDRNDNEIPLAVPPGIGGENGSTQSALIIPVPGDETLYYIFTTQEVHGANTYELRYSLYDIKLNSGDGGLAQVNQLLFSRSTERITGNGNWLIAHEYGNNSFRAYRITPTGIGNPVISSIGSDYLVTDEGLAHGYMKLGAQNRLMVALSRAVAPSTYQIAALEIFDFIDTTGVVTNFRMIVPTYPTAPAGQIYGIEFALNKFFATIRNSAPGQSTLVEFYFDSLGIPHQILPPLAAVNEELGAIQLGPDGQLYVAVNNKPYVGTITFNADTTLLSGFIPNGFALAPGTQSRLGLPNFIQNVGNVVQPAGMQIAGFCEGSPTSFLAFGTDPIDEFEWSFGDGTGSTQPQVDHTYPVVGTPTNYVVSLRVFNRCGLDTTIVQTITIFPPPANPTFLPAGIPQPVLCNGPLTLEATPATNPDLADLSFSWSTGETTRTISVSQQSIVSVIITNNATGCRSSGSILVADNRPIVDLGPNQTLCQNTPVFPLNAQNPGTTYAWTINGAPAGTAQTQSVDSSIPGIFEYIVQVTDPITLCTVNDTVTFTFNESPVFTAVASPTAGCGTLTGQIALTLNTPASTLFTYFVTGPSTSLSDVDRPAGPVLPPFTGLGAGSYGITVTDQISGCTSIDVVSINDNVFTISSVIRQNTCDPLVLRVTHTTALPFTYRVINSTTAQVVATGAGTGSPFDTPGVPSGTYIIEMTAGGCLFASPAQTFNQDPVVAVSGFTVNPCTNPITVGVTGGTGWSWSGPDIVGSATLQTISANPPQGNQVYNVTVTQAGFCPLNTSVTVFVNNNVVADFNQSDPCENQATLTATATPSGAYTFRWYRNGVLIPGGQSILAGLADNGITYRVEVVNSLSGCVFSSASKTVFVAGDLQITFTSTPPCIGSPFTLTGSSTIPGTAFQWAVNGVDIAGATSSTLTRTTAGLYRLTGTIPGCTEFAEQEIVLFPVTPGSLPSKALICNNPANPDPNSREVLLDAGGGFQSYQWYQGGVLLTGETNRTLLVTEPGVFGVDLINSFGCASFDQTDVIEECKPRIVAPTAFRPGSQLTDAGGTAPNKEFGIFSYFVDDAGFQVFIFDRWGGLVFQSNDRQFKWNGGYNNNISQLLPAGTYTYIVKYRSAYRPEDGPQEKRGGVVLLR from the coding sequence ATGAATATAAAGAGTATGCAACGATGGATGGTGGTACTGTGCAGTTGGCTGACAATCGCTGCAGGCGCTCAGGATCTTACCCGGCATAACTGGTATTTCGGCAATGGCGGGCAGGCCATCCGGTTTAACCGGACAGATAACTCCCCAGTATTGGTTGCACATCCTAACCTGCTGGGCGTTGGCGGAAGTGCCACAGTAACCGACCAGGTAAACGCCAACCTGCTGTTTTATACCAATGGCAACCAGGTATTTGATGTCACCCATACTCAAATGCCGAATGGCTTCGGATTAACCGCCAACCTTAATGGCAACCAGCATGTGGCCATCTGCCCCGTGCCCGGAGTGCCCAATCAATATTATGTGTTTACCAACACAGCAAGTTTTACATCCGGAGGAACCGTTGCTGTAAGCATGGTGGACATGGGCACTTTTGGAAATGCTGTATTTCCTGCTCCACCCATTGGTGATGTGATATCAAAAAATCAGCCGTTTGGCATTGCGGCAAACAGCCGCTCCGAAGCAATGCTTACCATACCGCATGCCAACGGCACTGATTACTGGCTGATTACCCACGAGAACAATACCGACAACTATACCGTAACCCATATACTGCCGGGCGGTACGTTTAATCACACTACATTTAACAACCTTACCGGCAGCCTTGATATTTCGGCAGCAAACTTTTCGTACGACAGCCTTGCCGGACGTATTGCCGTAACCCCGCAAACAGCCAACCGCAACGTAATTATTCTTGATTTTGACAACGCCACCGGAGTTTTATCCTTTAACCAGTTCGTATTTAATACAGCGCATACTGCTGCGCAGGCATTGTACGACACGGAGTGGAGTTCTAACAGCCGGTACCTGTACATCTCCAGGCTTAACGACTCCGGTACGGATGCGCAGGTACTGCAATTTGATTTACTGAATCCAACCTCCTCATTGTTACCGGTTCTTCCCTCCAATGTTTTCCGCAGCTGGGGATTGCAGATGGCGCCCGACAGCGCTATTTATCATTTGTATGAATCCAGTGCCGGCATTTTCAGGCTCGGAAGCATGACTAATACCGACAGTGTTGCAACCCGTATTGCGTATAACCCGGTTGCCTTTGCCTCCAACCCTAACTTCAACGCGCAGCAGTTTTCTTCATTCTCACCGGGTGTTGATATTAATCTTACGGTTTCATTTGTCTCATCAGGAAGTTGTTCAAATACACCCATTTCATTTTACCCGACCGTAAGCCCCGCAGCCGACAGCCTGGTATGGGATTTTGGCGATGGTAACGGCTCCAATCAATGGAGTCCCATCCACAGTTACCAAACCGGGAGTTCCTATACGGTTACAGTTACGGCCTTTCTTAACGGGCAGTCGGCTTCATCGAGCGGAGTGGTAAACATCAATCAGTTCGACCTTCAACTTACCCTTGTACAGGACACCACCGCATGCGAGTGTGAGTTGCCGGTTAACAACGGCATACCTCCGTGCCCGAACAATACCGCTGATGATTTTTCGGTAACGGTAACTATACAAGGTGGCACACCGGCTTCCGTCATCTGGTCGAATGGCGATGTGGGGCCTGTGCTAACGCCCGATTCAGCAGGCTACTATTATGTTGTTGTAACTGATGGTCTGGGCTGCTCAGCCTATGCCGGTGTAAACGTGCGCGAGTACGGGTTGCAGGACCAGCGGGCCAACATCTGGTACTTCGGGCAAAATGCGGGAATTGATTTTAACCAGCAGCCGCGGGTGGCCATATCCGGACCGGTAACCAGTCCGGAGGGAGTTGCGGTCATCAGTGACCGCAACGGAAATGTTATTTTATCAACTGACGGAACGCGGGTGTACGACAGAAACGACAATGAAATTCCGTTGGCGGTGCCTCCGGGCATCGGGGGCGAGAACGGTTCTACCCAGTCGGCCCTGATAATTCCTGTTCCGGGCGATGAGACACTTTATTATATATTTACCACACAGGAAGTTCATGGAGCCAATACGTATGAACTTCGGTATTCGCTCTACGACATTAAACTGAATAGTGGTGATGGCGGCCTGGCCCAGGTAAACCAGCTCTTGTTTTCAAGAAGTACCGAACGCATAACCGGAAATGGAAACTGGCTCATCGCGCATGAGTACGGTAACAATTCATTTAGGGCCTACCGGATTACGCCCACCGGTATCGGTAATCCGGTTATCAGCAGCATCGGTTCCGATTACCTTGTAACCGATGAAGGGCTGGCACATGGGTATATGAAACTTGGTGCACAGAACCGGCTTATGGTAGCCTTAAGCAGAGCAGTGGCGCCCTCTACTTATCAAATCGCAGCACTTGAAATTTTTGATTTTATTGATACAACAGGTGTGGTTACCAATTTCCGTATGATAGTCCCGACTTATCCAACCGCACCGGCCGGACAGATATACGGGATTGAATTTGCGCTTAACAAGTTCTTTGCCACCATCCGCAATTCTGCACCGGGCCAATCTACGTTGGTTGAATTTTATTTCGATTCGCTGGGAATACCCCACCAGATACTTCCACCGCTTGCCGCAGTGAATGAAGAATTAGGCGCTATCCAACTTGGCCCGGATGGTCAACTGTATGTTGCTGTTAACAATAAACCTTACGTAGGAACAATCACCTTCAATGCCGATACAACATTACTTTCGGGTTTTATTCCAAACGGATTTGCGCTCGCTCCAGGAACACAAAGCCGGTTAGGTTTGCCCAACTTCATACAGAACGTAGGCAATGTGGTTCAGCCGGCAGGCATGCAGATTGCCGGTTTCTGTGAGGGGTCGCCCACCTCATTTCTTGCTTTCGGAACTGATCCGATTGATGAGTTTGAATGGTCATTTGGTGATGGTACAGGATCTACCCAACCACAAGTGGACCATACCTATCCGGTAGTTGGTACGCCAACCAATTACGTTGTTTCATTACGCGTATTTAACCGCTGCGGCTTAGACACCACTATTGTACAAACGATTACCATCTTTCCGCCACCGGCAAACCCTACATTTTTACCTGCAGGCATCCCTCAACCTGTACTTTGTAACGGGCCGCTTACGCTGGAGGCAACACCAGCAACTAATCCGGACCTGGCCGACCTTTCCTTCTCGTGGTCAACCGGTGAAACTACCCGCACCATCAGTGTTAGTCAGCAAAGCATTGTAAGTGTAATTATTACCAACAACGCAACCGGCTGTCGTTCCAGCGGCTCCATTCTGGTGGCAGACAACCGGCCGATTGTTGATCTGGGGCCCAATCAAACCTTATGTCAGAACACTCCGGTATTTCCGCTCAATGCACAGAATCCGGGTACAACCTATGCCTGGACCATCAATGGTGCACCAGCCGGTACAGCACAAACCCAATCGGTTGACTCCAGCATTCCCGGAATCTTTGAATACATAGTGCAGGTTACCGATCCGATTACATTATGCACAGTAAATGATACTGTGACCTTTACATTTAACGAATCGCCCGTGTTCACGGCTGTTGCTTCACCTACAGCCGGGTGCGGAACACTAACCGGACAAATTGCACTCACACTGAACACACCCGCCTCAACCTTGTTTACCTATTTTGTAACCGGCCCTTCAACTTCACTCTCCGATGTTGACCGGCCCGCTGGACCTGTACTGCCACCGTTTACCGGACTGGGTGCCGGCTCTTATGGTATTACCGTAACCGATCAAATATCCGGTTGTACGAGCATCGATGTAGTCAGCATTAATGACAATGTCTTTACGATTTCATCGGTTATCCGGCAAAACACCTGCGACCCGCTGGTACTTCGGGTAACACATACAACAGCATTGCCCTTTACCTACCGCGTTATCAACTCAACTACGGCACAGGTGGTGGCTACGGGGGCTGGTACAGGTTCTCCTTTTGATACACCCGGAGTGCCTAGCGGTACCTACATCATAGAAATGACAGCAGGTGGCTGTTTGTTTGCTTCACCCGCTCAAACGTTTAACCAGGATCCGGTGGTTGCTGTTTCCGGGTTTACTGTCAATCCGTGCACCAACCCCATAACGGTTGGTGTTACCGGTGGCACCGGCTGGTCGTGGAGCGGACCTGACATTGTCGGTTCAGCAACGCTTCAAACCATTTCTGCAAATCCTCCACAAGGAAACCAGGTTTACAATGTAACGGTAACACAGGCAGGATTTTGTCCGCTCAATACATCGGTAACCGTTTTTGTAAATAACAATGTGGTTGCTGATTTCAATCAAAGCGATCCGTGTGAAAACCAGGCTACACTCACGGCTACAGCCACTCCGTCAGGTGCATACACCTTCCGCTGGTACCGCAACGGTGTGCTTATTCCCGGTGGCCAATCCATCCTGGCCGGCCTGGCCGACAACGGGATAACATACCGGGTAGAAGTAGTTAACTCCCTTTCGGGATGTGTTTTCAGTTCTGCATCTAAAACTGTTTTTGTCGCAGGCGATTTGCAAATCACGTTTACTTCAACGCCTCCCTGCATCGGTTCTCCTTTTACACTAACCGGAAGCAGCACAATTCCGGGCACCGCATTTCAATGGGCAGTAAACGGAGTGGATATTGCCGGGGCAACCTCATCAACACTTACCCGCACCACGGCCGGTTTGTACAGGCTTACAGGCACTATACCCGGCTGTACCGAATTTGCCGAACAGGAAATTGTTTTATTCCCGGTTACACCCGGATCATTACCGTCTAAAGCACTCATCTGTAACAACCCGGCCAACCCCGATCCGAATTCGCGCGAAGTACTGCTTGATGCCGGTGGCGGTTTTCAAAGCTACCAGTGGTACCAGGGCGGTGTGTTGTTAACGGGCGAGACGAACCGTACATTACTGGTAACCGAGCCCGGTGTTTTCGGGGTTGATCTGATAAACTCATTTGGCTGTGCTTCATTTGATCAGACCGATGTTATTGAAGAATGCAAGCCGCGCATCGTTGCGCCTACGGCCTTTCGGCCCGGAAGTCAATTAACTGATGCAGGCGGCACTGCACCCAACAAAGAGTTTGGGATTTTCTCCTACTTTGTTGATGATGCCGGTTTTCAGGTCTTCATTTTCGACCGCTGGGGAGGATTGGTATTTCAATCGAACGACCGGCAGTTTAAATGGAATGGCGGCTACAACAACAATATCAGTCAACTGCTGCCTGCCGGAACCTACACGTACATTGTAAAATACAGAAGCGCCTATCGTCCGGAAGATGGACCACAGGAAAAACGCGGAGGCGTAGTGTTGCTGAGGTAA